A DNA window from Camelina sativa cultivar DH55 chromosome 17, Cs, whole genome shotgun sequence contains the following coding sequences:
- the LOC104759529 gene encoding F-box protein At1g30790-like, whose translation MVFGDENKAKTKKIEDIDILVYEVLTLGGGESSWTRNTFTSPPHFTVTNSICINGFVYYAAWTPTRTTNPVIVCFDVRYERLSFIKAPMAVVCWEGESILIKYKGKLASIARHPHADFHSFDLWILEDATTHDWSQQTFELPFSLGMGRNITSPGSNKAGEIIFAPKRLSNDVQPYYIFYYNVDRKDMRRVRLLGIADDEEFRRRYRIAGQSYVSISPEHVETIASI comes from the coding sequence ATGGTCTTCGGCGACGAGAACAAAGCAAAGACGAAAAAGATCGAAGATATTGATATTCTAGTGTACGAGGTTTTAACACTTGGAGGAGGAGAATCTTCATGGACACGCAATACGTTCACCAGCCCGCCTCATTTCACTGTTACCAACTCAATATGTATCAATGGTTTTGTGTATTATGCTGCTTGGACCCCAACCCGAACTACAAATCCGGTGATTGTGTGTTTTGATGTTAGGTATGAGAGGCTGAGCTTTATCAAAGCGCCTATGGCTGTTGTTTGCTGGGAGGGTGAATCTATTCTCATAAAATACAAAGGCAAGCTAGCATCCATTGCAAGACACCCTCATGCTGATTTCCATAGTTTTGATTTATGGATACTAGAAGATGCGACGACACATGATTGGTCCCAGCAAACATTTGAGCTTCCTTTCTCTTTGGGGATGGGTAGGAATATCACTTCCCCGGGCTCTAACAAAGCTGGTGAAATCATTTTTGCACCAAAACGCCTTTCAAATGATGTTCAACCATACTACATTTTCTACTACAATGTTGATAGAAAAGACATGAGAAGAGTTAGGCTACTAGGAATTGCAGACGATGAAGAGTTTAGGCGCCGTTACCGGATCGCAGGGCAATCTTACGTCTCCATCTCACCCGAACACGTCGAAACTATTGCCtctatataa